One window of Elaeis guineensis isolate ETL-2024a chromosome 11, EG11, whole genome shotgun sequence genomic DNA carries:
- the LOC140852602 gene encoding uncharacterized protein has product MFTGIFCEGNMQCLSLAYVADKVGERRRASAFGVLSGVSAAGFVSGTFVARFLSTSSTFQVSATVAVIAAAYMRLFLAETDRGAAAAAAEEASRPLCSPSSSDGESSPRLPALRKLPSLENMIVILQSSTTLSRAAIVVFFNSLAESGLQSALLYYLKAQFQFSKDQFADLLLIIGIAGAFSQLFLMHLLIPTLGEEKLLNIGLLASCAHIFLYSIAWSYWVPYLAAIFIVLSVFIQPCIRSIVSKKVGPSEQGMVQGCITGISSFAAIVSPLAFTPLTAWFLSEDAPIKFKGFSILCVGFVSLIAFMLSIMMRSAPPSTSQKLVNAIHVLA; this is encoded by the exons ATGTTCACTGGCATATTTTGCGAAGGCAACATGCAATGTCTTTCACTGGCATATGTG GCGGACAAGGTCGGGGAGCGGCGGCGAGCGTCGGCCTTCGGCGTGCTCTCCGGCGTCTCCGCCGCCGGCTTCGTCTCCGGCACCTTCGTCGCCCGCTTCCTCTCCACCTCCTCCACGTTCCAg GTTTCCGCCACCGTTGCCGTGATCGCGGCGGCTTACATGAGGCTTTTCCTGGCCGAGACGGACCGCggagccgccgccgccgccgccgaggAGGCCTCCCGCCCCCTCTGTTCCCCTTCCTCCTCCGACGGCGAGTCATCTCCGAGACTGCCGGCCCTGAGGAAGCTGCCGTCGCTGGAGAACATGATCGTCATTCTGCAGAGCAG CACGACATTATCAAGAGCAGCAATTGTTGTATTTTTCAACAGTCTTGCTGAAAGTGGTCTTCAGAGTGCATTACTG TACTACCTGAAAGCACAGTTTCAGTTTAGCAAAGATCAATTTGCTGATCTGCTGCTGATCATTGGGATTGCAGGAGCCTTTTCACAG CTCTTCCTGATGCACTTATTAATTCCCACTTTGGGTGAGGAGAAACTCCTTAACATAGGCCTTTTGGCAAGTTGTGCACAT ATTTTTCTTTACAGCATTGCATGGTCATATTGG GTTCCCTATTTAGCTGCAATATTTATAGTTTTGAGTGTTTTCATCCAACCATGT ATAAGGAGCATTGTATCCAAAAAAGTTGGACCAAGCGAGCAG GGAATGGTCCAAGGATGTATAACTGGCATCAGTTCATTTGCTGCAATTGTATCTCCATTAGCCTTCACTCCTCTAACAG CTTGGTTCCTGTCAGAGGATGCACCAATTAAATTCAAAGGCTTCAGTATCCTGTGTGTTGGATTTGTATCG TTGATAGCTTTCATGCTTAGTATTATGATGAGATCCGCTCCTCCAAGTACAAGCCAGAAACTTGTGAATGCCATACATGTGCTGGCCTGA